A single window of Botrytis cinerea B05.10 chromosome 3, complete sequence DNA harbors:
- the Bcptc1 gene encoding Bcptc1, with the protein MFGSSSSPPKDSSLASTTTPPTSSESSADSSTGLNNQGDASSALRALDGETGTSEKRSGNGSPPGRAIPGDGSGEKKRRSSGVGGKASSFLASAKNSLHFSQSPNSSGFMSGGRSSDVVQTPLQKLGKQDPALTVPQGQHNNSAGESRPGPRSTFKVGVWEDKNKKCRRTMEDTHAFLYNFLHTPAPVVGADSSSKSEKSDKVASDSSDSIARPVSAQSMMETDNGYFAIFDGHAGTFAADWCGKKLHLILEETIRKNPNTPIPELLDQTFTTVDAQLEKLPLKNSGCTAVTAVLRWEDRIPNTSSATGSTAIAPATAAAVKAAEETKTEDGGVDSKSTSQQPKAVLNAPTGDVQAKLKSTSSRARVLYTANVGDARIVLCRNGKALRLSYDHKGSDENEGKRVANAGGLILNNRVNGVLAVTRALGDAYMKDLVTGHPYTTETVIQPDSDEFIILACDGLWDVCSDQEAVDLVRHQQDPVAAAKQLVEYALARFSTDNLSCMIVRFNRPLLVATAKDSHAAIGVEGDGNMGLGTLSEADKIVSESQQKVKDGASNLGISGSNSGAGHDPKFDGAVEDDEDEEKPRMESVVEEEPQSIEGDSSAPEIDLNATKNAKAEETAANLHLPAGVEK; encoded by the exons ATGTTTGGCAGCTCGAGTTCCCCACCAAAAGATTCGTCCTTAGCTTCCACCACCACTCCTCCCACCTCTTCCGAATCTAGCGCCGATTCATCAACAGGTCTCAACAACCAAGGCGATGCATCGTCCGCTTTAAGAGCTCTCGATGGTGAGACTGGCACATCCGAAAAACGTAGCGGCAATGGCAGTCCGCCAGGTCGCGCAATTCCCGGCGATGGTTCTGGAGAGAAGAAACGCCGGAGTAGCGGGGTCGGCGGCAAAGCCAGCTCGTTTCTTGCCAGTGCGAAAAATTCATTGCACTTCAGCCAGAGTCCTAATTCTTCCGGATTCATGTCTGGTGGTCGATCAAGCGATGTAGTGCAAACGCCCTTACAAAAGTTGGGAAAACAAGATCCGGCCTTGACGGTTCCCCAAGGGCAGCATAATAATTCGGCGGGAGAATCTCGTCCCGGTCCTAGATCGACATTCAAAGTCGGCGTTTGGgaagataaaaataagaagTGTCGTCGCACGATGGAGGATACTCATGCTTTCTTGTATAACTTCTTACACACACCTGCACCTGTGGTGGGTGCCGATTCTAGCTCCAAGTCAGAAAAGTCAGATAAAGTCGCAAGTGATTCATCAGATAGTATTGCTCGGCCGGTATCTGCACAATCTATGATGGAGACAGACAATGGCTATTTTGCAATCTTCGACGGTCATGCAGGTACATTTGCTGCGGATTGGTGCGGAAAGAAATTACATCTCATTTTGGAAGAGACTATACGAAAGAATCCGAATACACCGATTCCCGAGCTTCTCGATCAAACCTTTACAACGGTCGATGCGCAGTTGGAAAAATTACCTTTGAAAAACAGTGGTTGTACTGCCGTTACAGCAGTGCTTCGTTGGGAGGATAGGATACCAAACACTTCATCTGCCACGGGTTCTACAGCCATTGCACCTGCGACCGCTGCTGCTGTTAAAGCTGCTGAAGAAACAAAGACTGAAGATGGTGGTGTAGATTCGAAATCCACATCACAACAGCCAAAAGCCGTTTTGAATGCTCCTACTGGAGATGTTCAGGCAAAACTCAAAAGCACTTCTTCTCGTGCTAGAGTTTTGTATACCGCCAATGTTGGAGATGCACGTATCGTATTGTGTCGCAACGGCAAAGCTTTACGTCTATCTTATGATCATAAGGGTagtgatgagaatgaaggaaaaCGTGTTGCAAATGCAGGTGGTTTGATCCTCAATAATCGTGTCAATGGTGTTTTGGCAGTTACTCGTGCATTGGGAGATGCGTATATGAAAGATTTGGTTACAGGTCATCCATATACGACTGAAACTGTTATACAACCTGATAGTGatgaattcattatattggCTTGTGATGGT TTATGGGATGTCTGTTCAGATCAAGAAGCAGTTGATCTCGTTCGTCATCAACAAGATCCTGTTGCCGCAGCTAAACAACTTGTCGAATACGCCCTTGCTCGCTTTAGTACCGATAATTTGTCTTGTATGATTGTTCGATTTAATCGACCACTTCTTGTTGCAACCGCCAAAGATTCTCATGCAGCTATTGGTGTTGAAGGTGATGGTAATATGGGATTAGGTACACTATCCGAAGCGGATAAAATTGTTTCAGAATCTCAGCAAAAAGTTAAAGATGGTGCATCAAATCTCGGTATTAGTGGTAGTAATAGTGGTGCAGGACATGATCCTAAATTTGATGGAGCCGtagaggatgatgaggatgaagagaaacCTCGGATGGAGAGTGTAGTTGAAGAGGAACCTCAGTCCATTGAAGGTGATTCATCGGCTCctgaaatagatttaaatgCTACGAAGAATGCGAAAGCGGAGGAGACGGCTGCAAATTTGCATTTACCGGCTGGAGTTGAGAAGTGA
- the Bcmas2 gene encoding Bcmas2 encodes MMLRNPSTKILRRALSTQRPVSNVLPAFRPRSLATIVEPIQKDPAELDQITTLPNGVRVATEALPGHFSGIGVYIDAGSRYENEDLRGVSHIMDRLAFKSTSKRSSDEMLESIESLGGNIQCASSRESLMYQSATFNSAVPTTVALLAETIRDPLVTEEEVVQQLETAEYEIGEIWSKPELILPEIVHMVAYKGNTLGNPLLCPKERLSEINSNTIQQYRDTFYRPERMVVAFAGVQHEEAVKLAEQHFGDMPKSAPILSQTGSETSLDSASGETSSESSISSSSSSSPPPSPTQKPSTLISRMPFFKNISTSAPKNASVQNGFLNPLNLNEPSRYTGGFLALPTLPPPVNPALPALSHIHIAFEALPISSPDIYALATLQTLLGGGGSFSAGGPGKGMYSRLYTNVLNQHGWVESCMAFNHSYTDSGLFGISSSCSPGYVKNMLDVMCRELQSLTLDSGFSALQTAEVNRAKNQLRSSLLMNLESRMVELEDLGRQVQVHGRKVGVREMCKKIEELTVKDLRRVATQVFGGLVKNAGEGSGSPTVVLQEGEEEGRVYKNFSWDDIQDRIHGWKLGSW; translated from the exons ATGATGCTGAGAAATCCTTCCACAAAGATCTTGAGGAGGGCTCTTTCCACTCAAAGACCTGTATCCAATGTTCTGCCTGCTTTCCGTCCAAGAAGTTTGGCTACGATAGTGGAACCTATACAGAAG GATCCTGCCGAGCTAGATCAAATCACTACCCTTCCCAATGGAGTTCGAGTCGCAACAGAAGCTTTGCCGGGGCACTTCTCCGGCATTGGAGTATACATCGATGCAGGGTCCAGATACGAAAATGAAGATCTCAGAGGGGTTAGTCATATAATGGATAGGTTGGCCTTCAAGTCTACGTCAAAACGATCAAGCGACGAGATGTTAGAATCAATAGAGTCGCTGGGGGGAAATATCCAATGCGCTTCATCAAGAGAATCTTTGATGTATCAATCTGCCACATTCAACTCTGCGGTCCCAACTACTGTCGCTCTTCTCGCCGAGACAATCCGAGATCCTTTAGTCACCGAGGAGGAGGTTGTGCAACAATTAGAGACGGCTGAATATGAGATTGGCGAGATTTGGTCAAAGCCAGAGTTAATTCTTCCGGAAATCGTACATATGGTTGCATACAAGGGGAACACTCTTGGGAATCCTCTATTGTGCCCGAAAGAACGACTGTCCGAGATCAACAGCAATACCATACAACAATACCGAGATACTTTCTACAGACCTGAAAGAATGGTTGTAGCATTTGCGGGCGTACAACACGAAGAAGCAGTCAAACTCGCCGAACAACATTTTGGAGATATGCCAAAATCAGCTCCCATTTTATCACAAACAGGATCAGAAACATCTCTCGATTCAGCATCAGGTGAAACTAGCAGCGAAAGCtctatatcatcatcatcttcctcatcaccaccaccttcaCCAACACAAAAGCCATCTACCTTAATATCCCGCATGCCATTTTTCAAGAACATCTCCACTTCCGCACCCAAAAATGCCTCTGTTCAGAATGGCTTCCTCAACCCCCTTAACCTCAACGAACCTTCACGCTATACAGGTGGCTTCCTTGCCCTCCCAACTCTTCCACCGCCAGTGAACCCTGCCCTTCCCGCACTAAGCCATATCCACATCGCATTCGAAGCTCTTCCCATTTCTTCCCCCGATATATACGCCCTCGCTActcttcaaactcttcttggtggtggtggatcCTTCTCTGCTGGTGGCCCTGGCAAAGGCATGTATTCTCGTCTCTATACCAACGTCCTAAATCAACACGGTTGGGTCGAATCTTGCATGGCTTTCAACCACTCTTACACCGATTCTGGGCTTTTTGGAATCTCATCCTCATGTTCCCCAGGCTATGTCAAGAACATGCTTGATGTCATGTGTCGTGAACTTCAAAGTCTCACTCTCGATTCTGGATTCAGCGCATTACAAACTGCAGAAGTGAATCGTGCGAAGAATCAACTGAGATCAAGTTTATTAATGAACTTGGAATCGAGGATGGTAGAATTAGAGGATTTGGGAAGACAAGTACAAGTACATGGAAGAAAGGTCGGGGTCAGAGAGATGTGCAAGAAAATCGAGGAATTAACCGTTAAAGATCTTAGAAGAGTAGCTACACAAGTCTTTGGAGGTCTGGTGAAAAATGCAGGAGAAGGAAGTGGTAGTCCAACAGTGGTCTTGCAAGAaggtgaagaggaaggaagagtaTACAAAAATTTCAGTTGGGATGATATTCAAGATCGAATTCATGGGTGGAAATTGGGAAGTTGGtaa